In Sphaerospermopsis torques-reginae ITEP-024, the genomic window TTGCACTAATAATTATTCGCATAACTAGCCACTTTCCTATCAACCAAAACAAGATTATCTACAGCATATTTCACAACTAATGATTCTTGTGTAGCATGACAAGAACTCTTTAAAACTTGAGTTTTCACTGCATCTTTCACCAGTTTAGCCTGATAAGTATAAACAGAACCAGCAGGATTTTCATAAGTTAGCTCTGCTAACATTGTATTATTATCCATGCTTTGCTCTAAAATTTTACCTGCTACTTTATTATTAAACCAATTCCATCCTTGACTAAAAATCATTTCTCTTTCTAAAACCTGTAATACATAGGGCAAAATTCCCCAACCCCGATAAACTTTATGCAAAATTTGAATATCACCAGTACGAGTTAAAATTGATCTGAAAGATTCTTGATCCAGTACACCATAATATCTTGCTTCTGGTAAATCTATAGCTGTCGGTGCAAAACGATGTCCGCCAAAATGGCTGGATCTCCAAATTCTTACATGATCAAATTGCAATTGGGCAATAGTATTTTTAGCATGAAAATAAAAAGGGTTGCCATATCTCGCACAACATTGATCATGGCTACCATGTGTACAAATTAAAATATCTCTGGTGAAATTATTTTCTACTTGAAAATCAGGATTTCCACCGGATAACCATTTCCGCACAACTCCCGCTACTTGTTCAATATTTGGTAATTTAAATTCTTGTTTGCAGTAGCCATGACTTAAACCTTCTTGTTTTTGATAAATTAATAATGTAGTTTCTTTCACTCTATGTGAATCATCATTAGCAATTAACAAAAACCTAATCGGTAATTTACTACGCTGCACCTCAGAAACTAAAACCCGCAAATTATCAGGAACCCATTTAGAAGTAAATGCTTCTGACATCCAAGGAGTAGGACATTCTACTAAAATATAAGTTTGGTAGTTGGTTGCACTACCAATTATTTCTTCTCCTATTTGTCTTGAGTAGTCTGAGCAAAAAAACTTATTCATATCATTTTTTCCCAAGAATTTGTTGTATGGACAAAGATAAATAAACAGTAAAATTGTGCCTCTAGCTACTACTTTCAGTGTTTTTTGATGTTCATAGATTTAGCAATTTAAGACATCTTGCCACTTTATAAGCTTCTGGTTTTTTCCAGTCTTTCCGGTTAATAAATCCTTTCTTTACAAAACTCAGCATCTATTTATTTGATTGGGTTTAAATCGCTTAAATCTTAATGTTTTGTATTTTATTAATAACTTGCTTATGTATATATATTTATATGTATACATAAAAATATACTGTCAACAAGTCCTATTGTATCAATCAGTGTCTTCATAATGCTAAAAATTCTCAACAAACAACCAAAAATATAAAAAAGCAAGTTATGGCAACGGGTATGGTAAAAATGCGCCTGTCATCACCCCAAAGGTAGAATTTAAGGAAGTTATGGCAGTTTTCATCTGTTGTTTCTCCCGTGGTGCTGTACTTGCTGTTCATCAAAAACAAAGATGCTGAAAGCCTTGTGATGCTTGATTTTTGAGTTTATGTATCAACAGTAACAGAATTTAAATAAAAAAGCAAGTAATTGCTCACATCTTTATTTTTTGCTAATTTTTCTCATTATATCTAGCTTACATCAAGCGAATCATGATTTAATATAATAATCATTAAATTTTTCATTAGATTTTTCAATCACATAAATAACCAAGAGGTTATATTAAAAAATAAGTAGGTGGGCATTAAAATTTATCGTTGTGGCAAGGAAAAAGGCAAGATACCAAAATTACCTGGTGTAATTCGTTTTGTACTAGATATTCATTTGGGTAAATTAGCCACATCTTTAAGATTGTTGGGTTTTGATACGGTATATTTTCAATAATGGACAATTAACAATGAACAATTGACAATGACCTCTCCCTGAAAGGAAGAGGATTGAAAAAGTGGATTTTTTTTGGTTTTTTCCACTTGAAAGGGGAGGTTTTAAACATTGAATGAAACAATTATCAATTGTCAATTGTCAATTATCAATTGATAAATGAATTTCATCGTTGTGAAAATTGCGCCCAAATTTATTGGAAAGGGTCACACTATACACGATTGCAAAACTTTATTAATGAGATAATGATGAATAGTCATAGTTAATCGGTAATGAGTCAAACTGTTTTTCTATCACCAATTACCAATTACCACTTATCAATTATCAATTATGGCATTAATATTAGCTCTTGATTTTGGTGGAACTAAACTAGCAGCAGCGACAGTAGAAGCAGGTTCTAGAGAATGGTTGCGTCATGAAAATAAACTTTCACCTGCCAATGCGGATGCTTTAAGTGATATAGAAATTATGCGATCGCTCATTGATTATGTATTAGATCAACGTAAGCCAGATGCCATTGGTGTTAGCTTTGGTGGACCAGTAGATGCAGACACAGGTATGGTGAGACTTTCCCATCATGTACCTGGTTGGGAAAACATTCCCCTCAAACTCTTGCTAGAAGAAGAATATCACGCCCCAGTCAGCATAGACAATGATGCTAACGTAGCCGCTATTGGTGAACATCGCTTTGGTGCAGGTCAAGGATACGACAGCTTATTTTACATTACCATTAGCACAGGAGTAGGCGGTGGTTGGATACTCAACAATAAACCCTGGCAAGGTGCAGGAGGAATGGCCGGAGAAATTGGCCATATAGTAGTAGATCCCGCAGGTCCAGTGTGCTTATGTGGAAAACGGGGATGTGTAGAACGTTTCGCATCTGGTCCTTATATTGCCCAAAATGCCAAAGAACTCTTGGAAAAACAACCTCCTAATTCTGGGGGAGGTACAAGAGGTGATATACTTAGACAGTTAGTAGGTAATGATTTAAACTTAATTACCGGGCAAATAGTCAGTGTAGCCGCATCAAATGGAGATGAACTAGCAAAAGCGGTATTATACAAAGCAGCTTGGGCGTTGGGAGTGGGTATTGGTAATGTTGCTAACTTAATGAACCCACAGAGGTTTGTATTAGGTGGTGGAGTGACAAAAGCCGGTGATAGTTTTTGGGCGACTGTACGCAAAATAGCCCAGGAAACCGCATTACCAGAGGTGAATTTTGAAGTTGTGCGGGCGGTTTTGGGAGATGATGCGCCATTGTGGGGGGCGGTGGCTTTGGGTTTGGATGTAATGAGGTAATTATTTTGTGAAGTAATTATTTTCAGAATTTTTTAGGCGATCGCCTATTATTTACCTGTTATTTAAATTTGAGATTTTGAATTATTTACGCCAAAATTCACAATTTCAAATCTCAAATTCAGTCAGATCAATCACAAGCTATACTAAAATTTAATCCCTTATTTATGTTTCCTATGGTTGTAAGTGCTTCCACCACCAATATTACCTGGGAACTCCTACCCGAAGACTTCATTTTAGACGATGAACCTGTGGATAATGTCAATCAACCCAGTCTAGCAGCAGCATTAACCGAAAGTTTAGAACTCGCTGGTAAACTGCCAGCAACAGCTTTAGCTACCACTAATTATGGCATCTGTGCCACCGTAAATGGCAAATTTGTCATCAAAGCCCCTGATTGGGCTTACGTGCCGCAAATTACCGTACCTAGAGAGCAAATTCAGCGCAGTTACACCCCCCATAAACAAGGACAAATTCCTACAGTGGTCATGGAATTTCTTTCCGATACAGAAGGAAGTGAATATTCCAGTAAACGCACCTATCCCCCAGGAAAATGGTTTTTTTATGAACAAGTTTTACAAGTTCCTAACTACATCATTTTTCAACCAGAAACCGGAGAATTAGAAGTACATAATTTGCAGGAAACCGGATCTTATAAATTACGTTCCCTTGATGATAATAACCGTTATTGGTTAGCAGAAATGGAACTATTTATAGGTGTATGGCAAGGAAAGCGCGAAAACCGTCAAGGTTACTGGTTACGCTGGTGGGATCAAGATGGTAATTTGTTACTTTGGGGTTCTGAGTTAGTGCAACAAGAACGACTTGCTAAAGAAGCCGCCTTAAAACGCCTTGAAGAATTAGAAAAACGTCTGCGAGATGCTGGCATTTCTGATTAAATTTGTTTTAAATGTGTTCACATTGTTCACATAAATTAACCATAAATTCAAAAATATTAAATCCCCGACTGCTGCCAAAAGTAGGGGATTTTTTATAGCAGGTGACAGGTGACAGGTGACAGTGTTAAAAACCTTAGAGTGTTTAAGTTTTATTTTTCGTTAATGTCCTAATCGTGGGAGCATCCCAATGAAAGAAAAAATAACCGCAGCAACACTAAAAAATCTCTTAAACTCTCTTTCCTTTGTGTCCTTTGCGCCCTTTGCGGTTCAATCATATCATACCCTTGGGGCATATTATTATTTCCATAGATAAAAATAAATTTACACATTTGGGATGTTCCCCTAATCGCCTTGTCTACGGCTATATTTTTTAATCAATCATTAACACCTTGATAAATCAAACAGCTAATTTAGATACAGAAGAACATCAAATTAGATATTATGCTACTTTGTGGTTAGGAAGACAATCATGCTCATCATTATTTAAGTTTTTCTGCCATCTTTGATTTCTTAATAATTATTTAGTTGTAAAAGTAGACAATGATTTTCAAAATTGAATCAGAATTTTAACTTTTAGATTTAACAGAAGTTGGTAAGTGCAGATATACCAACTAACGTTAGAAATCAAAGTTATTGCGTAAATCCTGAAAACATCATTTTTACAACTTAAACAGGATCCCCATGACTATTCCTCTACTAAAATACGCTCCATCCAGCCAAAACCAAAGAGTTAAAAGTTTTGAAATTCCTGGAGAAGAATATCCAAGAATTTACACCACAGAAGGAACACCTGACACCGCAGAAATTGATCAGTTAATTTGGGCTGCTTATCGTCAAATATTCAACGAACAACAAATTTTAGTTAGCAACCGTCAATTAGCTCTAGAATCCCAATTAAAACACAAAAGTATTACTGCTCGGGATTTTATTAGAGGATTGTTATTATCGGAAACATTCCGCTTACGTAACTACAACGCGAATAACAATTATAGATTCGTGGAAATGTGTATACAACGAGTTTTGGGCAGGAATGTTTACAGTAAACAAGAAACAATGGCCTGGTCTATTGTGATTGGGACTAAGGGTTTACAAGGTTTCATTGATGCACTGCTAAATAGTGAGGAGTATCAAAGTAATTTTGGTGATAATACAGTTCCCTATCAACGTCGAAGAATTATTGCACAACATAGTATAGGAGAGTTACCTTTTAGCCAATTTCCTCGTTATGATCAATACCATCGTCAACAACTAGAGGACTTTGGATATTTCCAAGCTAAAGCACCTGTAGGACATTGGTGGAAGCAGCACAAACCTCCTTATAATCCAGTTTCTTTATTGATGTCATCACCTCTTTTTTTCATAGAACATCTCGTCTTTTTT contains:
- a CDS encoding sucrase ferredoxin; the protein is MNKFFCSDYSRQIGEEIIGSATNYQTYILVECPTPWMSEAFTSKWVPDNLRVLVSEVQRSKLPIRFLLIANDDSHRVKETTLLIYQKQEGLSHGYCKQEFKLPNIEQVAGVVRKWLSGGNPDFQVENNFTRDILICTHGSHDQCCARYGNPFYFHAKNTIAQLQFDHVRIWRSSHFGGHRFAPTAIDLPEARYYGVLDQESFRSILTRTGDIQILHKVYRGWGILPYVLQVLEREMIFSQGWNWFNNKVAGKILEQSMDNNTMLAELTYENPAGSVYTYQAKLVKDAVKTQVLKSSCHATQESLVVKYAVDNLVLVDRKVASYANNY
- a CDS encoding Mut7-C RNAse domain-containing protein, coding for MINEFHRCENCAQIYWKGSHYTRLQNFINEIMMNSHS
- a CDS encoding ROK family protein: MALILALDFGGTKLAAATVEAGSREWLRHENKLSPANADALSDIEIMRSLIDYVLDQRKPDAIGVSFGGPVDADTGMVRLSHHVPGWENIPLKLLLEEEYHAPVSIDNDANVAAIGEHRFGAGQGYDSLFYITISTGVGGGWILNNKPWQGAGGMAGEIGHIVVDPAGPVCLCGKRGCVERFASGPYIAQNAKELLEKQPPNSGGGTRGDILRQLVGNDLNLITGQIVSVAASNGDELAKAVLYKAAWALGVGIGNVANLMNPQRFVLGGGVTKAGDSFWATVRKIAQETALPEVNFEVVRAVLGDDAPLWGAVALGLDVMR
- a CDS encoding Uma2 family endonuclease translates to MVVSASTTNITWELLPEDFILDDEPVDNVNQPSLAAALTESLELAGKLPATALATTNYGICATVNGKFVIKAPDWAYVPQITVPREQIQRSYTPHKQGQIPTVVMEFLSDTEGSEYSSKRTYPPGKWFFYEQVLQVPNYIIFQPETGELEVHNLQETGSYKLRSLDDNNRYWLAEMELFIGVWQGKRENRQGYWLRWWDQDGNLLLWGSELVQQERLAKEAALKRLEELEKRLRDAGISD
- a CDS encoding phycobilisome rod-core linker polypeptide; this encodes MTIPLLKYAPSSQNQRVKSFEIPGEEYPRIYTTEGTPDTAEIDQLIWAAYRQIFNEQQILVSNRQLALESQLKHKSITARDFIRGLLLSETFRLRNYNANNNYRFVEMCIQRVLGRNVYSKQETMAWSIVIGTKGLQGFIDALLNSEEYQSNFGDNTVPYQRRRIIAQHSIGELPFSQFPRYDQYHRQQLEDFGYFQAKAPVGHWWKQHKPPYNPVSLLMSSPLFFIEHLVFFAFIVYVILSYYGVISL